The Petrotoga miotherma DSM 10691 genome includes a region encoding these proteins:
- a CDS encoding ABC transporter ATP-binding protein, whose translation MNKHIDAINVDFTYDNKKLVLNNVSLSTYQGESVGLVGPNGAGKTTLVRVLLGILYPKNGNIQVFGYNPLNKKEREKIYGQMGYLPEGADVYPQLTLKQYIELFKTLHEVEDNSTIEELLDMFDLQDVFEKRLGTFSKGMKQKAKLLTILIHSPKLLIMDEPTDGLDIASKEETIEYMRKLKKKGTSMLIATHDPYLVENLCDRIIMINKGEIIFEGTTQQLQEVAQNEPCYVIELMEKVKKEKLEEILNNIGEPQKIIVEENTIKIWTDDENIAKNVYKKVVDEGLIVKNFDRYLPTFSQAYKNFLEGK comes from the coding sequence GTGAATAAGCATATTGATGCAATTAATGTTGATTTTACTTATGATAATAAAAAACTTGTGTTGAATAACGTCTCTTTAAGTACATATCAAGGCGAAAGTGTTGGTTTGGTGGGACCAAATGGAGCTGGTAAGACAACTCTTGTTAGAGTACTGTTAGGAATTCTCTATCCCAAGAATGGAAATATACAAGTTTTTGGATACAATCCATTAAATAAGAAGGAAAGAGAAAAGATTTATGGACAGATGGGTTACCTTCCTGAAGGAGCTGATGTATATCCACAATTAACCTTGAAACAATATATTGAATTATTTAAAACACTCCATGAGGTTGAAGATAATTCAACTATAGAAGAGCTCTTAGATATGTTTGATTTACAAGATGTGTTTGAAAAAAGATTAGGTACATTTTCAAAAGGTATGAAACAGAAAGCGAAACTTTTGACTATTCTTATACATTCCCCAAAATTACTGATAATGGATGAACCAACAGATGGATTAGACATAGCTTCAAAGGAAGAAACAATAGAATACATGAGAAAATTAAAAAAGAAAGGAACATCAATGTTAATAGCAACTCATGATCCTTATCTTGTTGAAAACCTTTGTGATAGAATAATCATGATAAATAAAGGTGAAATCATATTTGAAGGGACAACACAACAGTTGCAAGAGGTTGCACAAAATGAACCTTGTTATGTAATCGAGTTGATGGAAAAGGTAAAAAAGGAAAAATTAGAAGAGATATTGAATAATATTGGCGAGCCACAAAAGATCATAGTTGAAGAGAATACAATAAAAATTTGGACTGATGATGAAAATATAGCTAAAAATGTTTACAAAAAAGTTGTAGATGAAGGGCTGATAGTAAAGAACTTTGATAGATATTTACCAACTTTTTCTCAAGCTTATAAGAATTTTTTGGAGGGGAAATAA
- a CDS encoding ABC transporter permease — protein MSFLKKLWIFIKRGFITNFSYRTYAILGIASMLIGVLRFGFMANFLQEGNTFPMLEPYGGDLMAFLITGTMYMSYVSVALDSFRNSIRSEQTMGTLEYLLMSNTPLWQLLIFNGINSFIWTTINVGVIFLFLVLIFDIQMTINIILSLFILILSIICISGIGLMSAGVIMVTKMGDPISWIFSTLSGLVSGVLYPISILPAWLRSFSYFLPPTYALSALRKSLLTGATFADVKNEIIVLIIMSLLTIPLGLLLFRFGFNKARETGSLIEY, from the coding sequence ATGAGTTTTTTAAAAAAATTATGGATATTCATTAAAAGAGGATTCATAACAAACTTCAGTTATAGAACGTACGCAATACTTGGAATAGCAAGTATGCTGATAGGTGTTTTAAGGTTTGGATTCATGGCTAATTTTTTGCAAGAAGGGAACACCTTCCCCATGCTCGAACCATACGGTGGAGACTTAATGGCATTTCTAATAACAGGAACAATGTATATGAGCTATGTCTCAGTTGCATTAGATTCTTTTAGAAATTCTATAAGGTCAGAACAAACAATGGGAACACTTGAATATTTATTGATGAGTAACACACCATTGTGGCAACTGTTAATATTCAATGGAATAAATAGTTTCATATGGACTACAATAAATGTAGGAGTTATTTTTTTGTTTCTGGTTTTGATATTCGATATTCAAATGACAATAAATATAATTTTATCGTTATTCATTTTAATACTTTCAATAATATGTATAAGTGGGATAGGTCTTATGAGTGCAGGAGTAATAATGGTAACAAAGATGGGAGATCCAATAAGTTGGATTTTTAGTACACTGTCTGGCCTTGTTAGTGGGGTACTATACCCAATATCCATATTACCAGCATGGTTGAGGAGTTTTTCATATTTTTTGCCGCCCACATATGCTTTAAGTGCATTGAGAAAGTCCTTACTGACAGGGGCCACCTTTGCTGATGTGAAGAACGAGATAATAGTTTTGATCATCATGAGTTTACTGACGATTCCTTTGGGATTGTTGTTGTTCAGATTCGGTTTCAATAAAGCAAGAGAAACAGGTAGTTTGATAGAGTATTAG
- a CDS encoding dihydroorotase, whose translation MNVLIKNCRIVDEEKDLFGDLYIKDGKIDNYGKDLNYDAYTIDAKGLVVMPAFVDMHVHLRDPGYTYKEDLHSGSLAALKGGYTCVNLMGNTNPICSDMKVVNYVLNKAKELNLIDIHQTVSITKNFDGKSLEHLDYIEDSVKFISDDGKGVQSNLTMYLAMIKAKEKGLTIIAHEEDNEIVTINTRLSENLMTFRDIYLAKLTGAWLHLAHVSTKEAIEGIRKAKGEIQNLTCEVTPHHLALYNYDYKVNPPIREKEDVLEIIKGIKDGTVDIIATDHAPHSMQDKEKGSPGISGLETAFPVCYTKLVKSEEITLNRLSQLMSSKPAQMLGVKKGKIQAGYDGDVVIVDLEKKVKINKGEFLSKGKNTPFDGMEFYGEVIATIRKGEVKYKKGSDKFDNR comes from the coding sequence ATAAATGTTTTGATTAAAAATTGTAGGATTGTGGATGAAGAAAAAGATTTATTTGGGGATTTGTACATTAAAGATGGGAAGATAGATAATTATGGCAAGGATTTGAATTACGATGCATATACTATAGATGCAAAAGGTTTGGTTGTTATGCCTGCTTTTGTGGATATGCATGTCCACCTCAGAGATCCTGGTTATACATATAAAGAGGATTTACATTCTGGTAGTTTAGCAGCATTGAAAGGCGGATACACATGCGTGAATCTAATGGGTAACACCAATCCTATATGCAGTGATATGAAAGTGGTTAATTATGTGTTGAACAAAGCTAAAGAGTTAAATTTGATCGATATTCACCAAACGGTTTCTATTACAAAGAACTTTGATGGAAAATCTTTAGAACATTTGGATTATATAGAGGATAGTGTGAAATTCATATCCGATGATGGAAAAGGTGTTCAGTCAAATTTGACTATGTATTTAGCGATGATAAAAGCAAAGGAGAAAGGGTTAACTATCATAGCACATGAAGAAGATAATGAAATAGTAACGATAAACACGAGACTTTCCGAAAATTTGATGACTTTTAGAGATATATACCTTGCGAAATTGACAGGGGCTTGGCTTCATTTAGCCCACGTAAGTACAAAAGAGGCAATAGAAGGTATAAGGAAGGCAAAAGGAGAGATACAAAATCTTACCTGCGAAGTTACCCCCCACCACTTAGCCTTATACAATTATGATTACAAAGTTAATCCTCCAATAAGAGAAAAAGAAGATGTTTTGGAAATAATCAAGGGAATAAAGGATGGGACTGTAGATATTATAGCAACTGATCACGCCCCACATTCTATGCAAGACAAAGAAAAAGGATCACCAGGTATATCAGGGTTAGAAACTGCTTTCCCCGTTTGTTATACGAAGTTGGTAAAAAGTGAAGAAATTACACTTAATCGCTTATCTCAACTTATGTCATCAAAACCAGCACAAATGTTAGGGGTTAAAAAGGGAAAAATACAGGCAGGATACGATGGAGATGTAGTTATTGTAGATTTAGAAAAGAAGGTTAAAATCAACAAAGGCGAATTTTTATCCAAAGGCAAAAATACTCCTTTTGATGGGATGGAATTTTATGGAGAAGTTATAGCAACAATTAGAAAGGGAGAGGTCAAATACAAAAAGGGGAGTGACAAATTTGATAATAGATAG
- a CDS encoding GntR family transcriptional regulator gives MLYEVDKHSGIPSYLQIMNQIKKEIIMGNLKEGDQLPPVRELSTVFKVNINTILKALDKLETSGYIEAQHGVGFFVSKNIDLKKGIVDEIRNCVEKLKKEDIDLETIKLILEEVWKDGQFSE, from the coding sequence ATGCTGTATGAAGTAGATAAACACAGTGGGATACCATCTTATTTACAAATAATGAACCAAATAAAAAAGGAAATAATTATGGGAAATCTAAAAGAAGGTGATCAATTACCACCTGTTAGGGAGTTGAGTACAGTTTTCAAAGTCAACATAAACACGATTTTAAAAGCTTTAGATAAGTTAGAAACATCAGGATACATAGAAGCCCAACATGGAGTAGGTTTTTTTGTTTCAAAGAATATAGATTTAAAAAAAGGCATTGTTGATGAGATTAGAAATTGTGTAGAAAAATTAAAAAAGGAAGACATAGACTTAGAAACTATAAAATTAATTTTGGAGGAGGTTTGGAAAGATGGTCAATTTTCTGAATAA
- a CDS encoding ABC transporter ATP-binding protein, producing the protein MIVEVKDLVKSFNSKPILNKINFNVNEGEIFSLIGPNGAGKTTTLRCLYGELKPNNGEIKLFSEKITPKIKAKVSVMTEDRLTFSNFKGSDYLKIWSMLYPNFNEETFSNFVLHYNLDINQKVERYSMGMKTLFYLALTISSNADLLLLDEPTQNLDPVIRSEALKILRNYANETNKTIIISSHEIYELEEISSSFAIIKEGKILYTDDMDSAKEKHRMIRKGEPIPSGEVVANFEEEVLVKTEEEIGRFATFNEIVLGYLRSIQTFTPFEIKK; encoded by the coding sequence ATGATAGTAGAAGTGAAAGACTTAGTTAAAAGTTTCAATTCAAAACCGATATTGAACAAGATCAATTTTAACGTAAATGAGGGTGAAATCTTTTCTCTAATAGGTCCCAATGGTGCAGGGAAAACAACAACTTTGAGATGTCTATACGGTGAATTGAAACCAAACAATGGTGAGATAAAGCTTTTTTCTGAAAAAATAACTCCTAAGATAAAAGCAAAGGTTTCGGTGATGACAGAAGATAGATTAACATTTTCTAATTTTAAAGGAAGTGATTACCTAAAAATTTGGAGTATGTTGTATCCTAACTTCAATGAAGAAACATTTTCTAATTTTGTTTTACATTACAACCTCGACATAAACCAAAAAGTGGAAAGATATTCCATGGGTATGAAAACATTGTTTTATTTGGCACTAACAATATCCAGTAACGCCGATCTTTTGCTCTTAGACGAACCAACTCAGAACCTTGATCCCGTTATAAGATCGGAGGCTTTAAAAATTTTAAGAAATTATGCAAATGAAACGAACAAGACGATAATCATATCTTCTCACGAAATATATGAGCTCGAGGAAATATCCTCATCTTTTGCAATTATAAAAGAAGGTAAAATATTATATACAGACGATATGGATTCTGCTAAAGAAAAGCACAGGATGATAAGAAAAGGTGAACCCATTCCAAGTGGTGAAGTTGTTGCTAACTTTGAAGAAGAGGTATTGGTAAAAACTGAAGAAGAGATCGGAAGATTTGCGACATTTAACGAAATTGTTCTGGGATATTTAAGGAGTATCCAGACTTTTACCCCTTTTGAAATTAAAAAATAA
- a CDS encoding ABC transporter ATP-binding protein — protein sequence MLETIKTQNLTKIFKVKKKKIRAIQDINLSIQNGEIFVLLGPNGAGKTTFLKTISTLILPTYGDAWVNGYNIKKDEYKVRKSIGLSTGFERSFYYRLNGYQNLEFFGTLYGIKSKDLKERINFLLNLFNLEDAKDLKYMKYSTGMKKKLSLARALLHDPDVYIFDEPTSSIDPISANEIRDIILSLKDKNKTIILSTHDMHEAELLADRIGILNKGNMLAVDKKENLKRVLKKEIIKVKIDKGINEDLIAQDGIKEKINLFRKIKDNEFEIEVENSSEVLDQLIEKLKNQDRKILTINVETPSIEEVFINFVRNDKK from the coding sequence ATTCTGGAAACGATAAAAACACAAAACCTAACGAAGATATTCAAAGTAAAAAAGAAAAAAATAAGAGCCATACAAGATATAAACCTATCCATTCAAAATGGAGAGATATTTGTTTTGCTTGGACCTAATGGTGCAGGGAAAACTACCTTTCTAAAAACCATCTCCACTCTCATACTACCGACATATGGAGATGCTTGGGTTAACGGATACAACATCAAAAAAGATGAGTACAAGGTAAGAAAATCGATAGGGTTATCAACAGGATTTGAAAGATCGTTTTATTACAGATTGAATGGTTATCAAAACCTCGAGTTCTTTGGTACTTTGTACGGTATAAAAAGTAAGGACTTAAAAGAAAGGATAAACTTTTTACTCAATCTGTTCAATTTAGAAGACGCCAAAGATTTAAAGTATATGAAATACTCAACTGGTATGAAGAAAAAACTTTCTTTAGCAAGAGCATTATTACATGATCCTGATGTATACATATTCGATGAGCCAACATCTTCTATCGACCCAATAAGTGCAAATGAGATAAGAGACATAATTCTATCTCTCAAGGATAAAAATAAAACTATTATACTTTCCACACACGATATGCATGAAGCAGAACTTCTTGCCGATAGGATAGGTATATTGAACAAAGGGAATATGCTCGCTGTTGATAAAAAAGAAAACTTAAAAAGAGTATTAAAAAAAGAAATAATAAAAGTGAAAATAGATAAAGGTATCAATGAAGATTTAATCGCACAAGACGGCATCAAAGAAAAGATAAACCTATTTAGAAAGATAAAAGATAACGAATTTGAAATAGAAGTCGAAAATTCTTCAGAAGTACTTGATCAACTGATAGAAAAACTGAAAAACCAAGACAGAAAGATACTTACAATAAATGTTGAAACACCTTCAATAGAAGAAGTATTCATAAACTTTGTAAGGAATGATAAAAAATGA
- a CDS encoding group II intron maturase-specific domain-containing protein translates to MSITQKMEKLKQIIVGWVNYFGIADMVRIAKTLDMWLRRRIRMCFWKQ, encoded by the coding sequence ATGAGTATAACCCAGAAAATGGAAAAGTTAAAGCAAATCATTGTAGGATGGGTGAACTACTTTGGTATTGCGGATATGGTCAGGATTGCTAAAACGTTGGATATGTGGCTAAGAAGGAGGATACGGATGTGCTTTTGGAAACAGTGA
- a CDS encoding radical SAM/SPASM domain-containing protein: protein MLRYKNSNYNVIFEDGDKVVFVNLLTEAIATVNKEKYNKIKEIMESPNKEWSREYADLKNDLIYGGYLIEENFDEIQHLKAMNYRSRYDASFISFTIMPTMRCNLDCIYCYETHEGPTMDEKTTETVANYISTVAKSKRRIHIGWFGGEPLLKFDTMKYINEKVIKACEEYKTNFSSSISTNGYLLSAEKAKLFDELMIRNVQITLDGPKEYHDKYRPLKGGGPTYDIMFENIKNFFELTKESRITLRVNVGPDNYDAIYKLVDALEILPKDRLRIYFRWIFQGGETEKEIHREVMNFRGENSYEKLAKFYYYASQKGFETFLPILSNPIYCEYDCESSILIGPKGEVFPCTVAVNEGNEFGKVTNNGIEYDKTKYLLWYKHDAFQDEECKKCELLPQCFGGCRNAIVNSGVRGCPEEKTALESFARLWYFTKDMERKLKAVKKDENIKV from the coding sequence ATGCTAAGATATAAAAACTCGAATTATAATGTTATTTTTGAGGATGGAGACAAAGTTGTTTTTGTTAATCTTTTAACAGAAGCAATTGCGACTGTAAATAAAGAAAAATATAATAAAATAAAAGAAATAATGGAATCGCCAAATAAAGAATGGTCAAGAGAATATGCAGATTTAAAAAATGACCTTATATATGGCGGTTATTTAATAGAAGAGAATTTTGATGAAATACAACATTTAAAGGCAATGAACTATAGAAGCAGATATGATGCTAGTTTTATAAGTTTCACAATAATGCCTACAATGAGATGCAATTTGGATTGTATTTATTGCTATGAAACACATGAAGGACCAACTATGGATGAGAAAACAACTGAAACAGTTGCAAATTATATTTCAACTGTGGCAAAAAGTAAACGAAGAATACATATTGGCTGGTTTGGTGGTGAACCTCTTTTAAAATTTGATACTATGAAATATATTAATGAAAAAGTGATAAAAGCTTGTGAAGAATATAAAACTAATTTTTCTTCTTCCATTTCAACAAATGGATACTTACTTTCAGCTGAAAAAGCCAAGCTATTTGACGAATTAATGATACGCAACGTACAAATAACTCTTGATGGCCCAAAGGAATATCATGACAAGTATAGGCCCTTAAAGGGAGGAGGACCAACGTATGATATCATGTTTGAAAATATAAAAAATTTCTTCGAATTGACAAAAGAATCAAGAATTACTCTAAGAGTTAACGTTGGCCCAGATAATTATGACGCAATATATAAGTTGGTGGATGCGCTTGAAATTCTTCCAAAAGACCGTCTAAGAATTTATTTTAGATGGATATTTCAAGGTGGGGAAACGGAAAAAGAAATTCATCGTGAAGTTATGAATTTTAGAGGGGAAAATTCTTACGAAAAATTGGCTAAGTTCTATTACTATGCATCTCAAAAAGGATTTGAAACTTTTCTTCCTATTCTTTCTAATCCGATTTATTGTGAATATGACTGTGAATCTTCTATTTTAATAGGGCCTAAAGGCGAAGTTTTCCCTTGTACAGTTGCAGTAAATGAGGGGAACGAGTTTGGAAAAGTAACAAACAATGGCATCGAATATGATAAAACAAAGTACCTTTTATGGTATAAACACGATGCTTTTCAAGATGAAGAATGTAAAAAGTGTGAGTTACTCCCTCAATGTTTTGGAGGATGTAGAAATGCTATAGTGAATTCAGGAGTTAGAGGATGCCCAGAAGAAAAAACTGCTTTAGAATCTTTCGCAAGATTGTGGTATTTCACAAAAGACATGGAAAGAAAGCTGAAAGCGGTGAAAAAAGATGAAAATATCAAGGTATAA
- the pyrF gene encoding orotidine-5'-phosphate decarboxylase, translating to MIIDRLFNEVEKNGNVCVGLDTHLDYIPVNLKEKYQDIDEVLFKFNKEIIDKTCDLVPVYKLQIAYYEAYGIKGLLGYKKTIEYLRSIKKITIGDIKRGDISSTAQMYAKAHFEGEFEVDFITLNPYLGFDTLTPFLKYIESGEKGVFVLLRTSNPGAKDIQYLKVSPKDEYLYYIIGDRLNEIGAKYRGSCCYSSIGAVVGGTHVEEAKEIRNRYKNMFFLIPGYGHQGATGKDVSLYLNNGNGGVINSSRGIITAYKNYEDGGQRFADYARKAVLDMREDIQSERGV from the coding sequence TTGATAATAGATAGATTATTCAACGAGGTTGAAAAAAATGGGAATGTTTGTGTCGGATTGGATACCCATTTGGATTATATACCCGTTAACTTAAAAGAAAAGTATCAAGATATTGATGAAGTTTTGTTCAAATTCAACAAAGAGATAATAGACAAAACATGTGATTTAGTACCGGTATATAAATTACAAATAGCATATTATGAAGCATACGGCATAAAAGGCCTTTTAGGGTATAAAAAAACGATAGAATATTTAAGAAGTATAAAAAAGATAACGATTGGGGATATAAAACGAGGTGATATTTCATCCACCGCTCAGATGTACGCTAAAGCTCATTTTGAAGGGGAGTTTGAGGTTGATTTTATAACCTTGAATCCATATCTTGGTTTTGATACCTTAACACCTTTCCTTAAATACATTGAAAGTGGAGAAAAAGGAGTCTTCGTGCTTCTAAGAACATCGAATCCAGGAGCCAAAGATATCCAGTATTTGAAAGTATCTCCAAAAGATGAATATCTTTATTACATTATCGGAGACAGACTCAATGAAATAGGGGCTAAGTACCGAGGAAGTTGTTGCTACAGTTCAATAGGTGCGGTTGTAGGTGGGACACATGTTGAGGAAGCAAAAGAAATTAGAAATAGATACAAAAATATGTTCTTTTTGATTCCTGGATACGGTCATCAGGGGGCTACTGGAAAAGACGTTTCTCTTTATTTAAACAACGGTAATGGTGGCGTTATCAACTCTTCAAGGGGGATAATTACCGCTTATAAAAATTACGAGGATGGGGGCCAAAGATTTGCAGATTACGCCAGAAAAGCGGTACTTGACATGAGGGAGGATATTCAAAGTGAAAGAGGGGTATAG
- a CDS encoding 2-oxoisovalerate dehydrogenase E1 subunit beta, producing the protein MKVKEIIFIVEEDPESGYNARALGESIFTEGSSLDELKENIKDAIKCHFDKEEDIPDIIRLHILKEETFKYAESSKS; encoded by the coding sequence ATGAAAGTCAAAGAAATAATATTTATAGTAGAAGAAGATCCAGAAAGCGGATATAACGCAAGGGCTTTGGGAGAATCAATCTTTACAGAAGGATCTTCCTTGGATGAGCTTAAAGAAAATATTAAAGATGCTATAAAATGTCACTTTGATAAAGAAGAAGATATTCCTGATATTATAAGATTGCATATTTTGAAAGAAGAGACATTCAAATATGCCGAAAGTTCCAAATCATAA
- a CDS encoding radical SAM/SPASM domain-containing protein yields MKISRYNQLIEKDNYLILFNSISNAILYVEPNKVKEVKEVLESGNIEEIKLSDEDIEKLKKGLYIIPDEFDEITYLKMRLNNYKYSDRFLRYTISLTEECNFSCVYCYQQMLITLMDKKPAKIAKNIVNTILNMTEKRFEEEHPKVLSITFYGGEPLLALDELETLSKGFEEMCKKFEVKYEANVVTNGYLLTHDIVNRLLNCGVNSVIITIDGDKTLHDKYRKTKSDKPTFDKIMENINYAQDKMYVTIRTNISKNSIENVKKMIKILAEKGWRVDFDFQPVEVVEELSTGFNDEMLTLREFANVEVELYKEVITLIPDYPFNPFRRLRMARCDALCKNSCVIDVDGSIYKCWGEIGNKFSSVGKITKEDIELNHKFEKWITYEPFEDQKCMECSVLPMCMGGCVFNAVVVDRLNSSPWRKPYTCIPLKYNLKEMVSLLSDKKLGVKI; encoded by the coding sequence ATGAAAATATCAAGGTATAATCAACTTATAGAAAAAGATAACTATCTCATTTTATTTAATAGCATTTCAAATGCCATTCTATATGTTGAACCAAACAAAGTAAAAGAAGTTAAAGAAGTTCTTGAAAGTGGAAATATAGAAGAAATAAAGCTATCTGATGAAGATATAGAAAAGTTGAAAAAAGGATTATACATTATCCCTGATGAATTTGACGAAATAACATATTTGAAGATGAGGTTAAACAATTACAAATACAGTGATAGATTTTTAAGATATACTATAAGTTTAACTGAAGAATGTAATTTTTCTTGTGTTTATTGCTATCAACAAATGTTGATAACTTTAATGGATAAGAAACCCGCAAAAATAGCAAAAAATATTGTAAACACAATTCTAAATATGACGGAAAAAAGATTTGAAGAAGAACATCCTAAAGTATTGAGCATAACTTTTTATGGAGGAGAGCCGCTTCTTGCACTCGATGAATTAGAAACGTTAAGTAAAGGTTTTGAAGAAATGTGTAAGAAGTTCGAAGTAAAGTATGAAGCGAATGTCGTAACGAACGGTTATTTGTTAACTCATGACATTGTCAATAGACTACTGAACTGTGGAGTAAACTCCGTAATAATAACAATTGATGGAGATAAGACTCTTCATGACAAATATAGAAAGACTAAAAGTGACAAGCCTACTTTTGATAAAATTATGGAAAATATAAACTATGCACAAGATAAGATGTATGTAACCATTAGAACAAATATCTCTAAAAATAGTATAGAAAATGTGAAAAAAATGATAAAGATACTTGCAGAAAAGGGATGGAGAGTTGATTTTGATTTTCAACCAGTTGAGGTAGTGGAAGAACTATCTACGGGATTTAATGATGAGATGCTTACATTGAGAGAATTTGCTAATGTGGAAGTAGAACTATACAAAGAAGTCATCACACTCATACCCGATTATCCATTCAATCCATTTAGAAGATTAAGAATGGCCAGATGTGATGCCTTATGTAAAAATAGTTGTGTAATAGATGTCGATGGGAGTATTTACAAGTGTTGGGGAGAGATAGGAAATAAATTTTCTTCTGTAGGTAAAATAACAAAAGAAGATATAGAATTAAACCATAAATTTGAAAAATGGATAACTTACGAACCGTTCGAAGATCAAAAATGTATGGAATGTTCTGTACTTCCAATGTGCATGGGAGGATGCGTTTTTAATGCAGTTGTTGTTGATAGGTTAAATAGCTCTCCATGGAGGAAACCATACACATGCATTCCTTTAAAATACAATCTAAAAGAAATGGTTTCTTTATTATCTGATAAAAAATTAGGAGTAAAAATTTAA
- a CDS encoding ABC transporter ATP-binding protein, which translates to MIFLKNVEKKFGKTKVLDNISFNMQEGDVIAYVGPNGAGKTTTIKLILGLLKPSTGEVKVFSENPYSSLNARKKIDFVLDHPGVDDDLTAYENLKFYSMLYHAKVNNIDNILKKVELYGVRNKLVKTFSRGMKQRLTIARLFLREPKAIIMDEPTSGLDVDGKLLVRDLIKELTLTKIPMLISSHDLYELQQICNKVILIFNGKIVKMDSIENILKSGSEDYQIIINDEAPNSLLTSLEMYGFTSYDSKEKRIFIRLMAGKISEVINVISKENIEIKSIDKVQTSLEDVYRKEKKRDV; encoded by the coding sequence ATGATTTTTCTCAAAAACGTTGAAAAAAAGTTTGGAAAAACAAAGGTTTTAGATAACATCTCATTCAACATGCAAGAAGGGGATGTTATTGCTTATGTAGGACCAAACGGAGCTGGAAAAACGACAACTATAAAACTTATACTTGGACTTCTGAAACCTTCTACTGGTGAAGTAAAAGTTTTCAGTGAAAATCCTTATTCAAGTTTGAACGCTCGAAAGAAGATCGATTTTGTATTGGATCATCCAGGGGTAGATGACGATCTAACAGCTTATGAAAATCTTAAATTCTATTCAATGTTATATCATGCAAAAGTTAATAATATAGACAACATTCTTAAAAAGGTTGAGCTTTACGGAGTTAGAAATAAACTTGTTAAAACATTTTCAAGGGGTATGAAGCAAAGGTTAACTATTGCACGCTTATTCCTAAGAGAGCCAAAAGCCATAATAATGGATGAACCAACAAGTGGGTTAGATGTAGATGGAAAACTTCTGGTAAGGGACCTTATCAAAGAGCTTACTTTAACTAAAATCCCGATGTTGATAAGTTCTCATGACCTATACGAGCTTCAGCAAATATGTAATAAGGTTATTCTTATTTTCAATGGAAAGATTGTGAAAATGGATTCAATAGAAAATATTTTAAAAAGTGGGAGTGAAGATTACCAGATAATTATAAACGATGAAGCACCAAATTCATTATTAACATCCTTAGAGATGTATGGTTTTACTTCTTATGACTCTAAAGAAAAAAGGATTTTCATAAGACTTATGGCAGGGAAGATATCTGAAGTTATAAATGTTATTTCTAAAGAAAATATAGAAATAAAAAGTATAGACAAAGTACAAACATCTCTTGAAGATGTTTATAGAAAGGAGAAAAAAAGAGATGTTTAA